Proteins encoded together in one Undibacterium sp. CCC3.4 window:
- a CDS encoding DMT family transporter, translated as MKTLTANFAYPALPAMLLPLLFIIMWSSGYVVGKLALPFVGPYTLIFIRFASAALILLVVSLLTQAPWPKTRAQFGHLIVVGLLIQALQFAGLYRGLGLGVSAAVAALIVGTMPVLTALGATRFLNEKLGRVEWFGLIGGLFGVALVVYEQLGNATAASLPAYLYVVLALVGISAGSLYQKKFCSGMDLRTGGFVQLTTAAIVMFFLADHFENLAVQWTPTMIFASGWLSLVNSIGAISILFILMRKGEASKVAGLFHLIPGVTALMGFVFLGETFSAMNAVGFAITALAVYACTHVKK; from the coding sequence ATGAAAACCCTTACCGCCAATTTTGCTTATCCAGCCTTGCCCGCCATGTTGCTTCCCTTGCTGTTCATCATCATGTGGAGTTCGGGTTACGTCGTGGGCAAGCTGGCACTTCCGTTTGTCGGCCCCTACACTCTGATCTTTATCCGTTTCGCCAGTGCGGCGCTGATCTTGCTGGTCGTGTCGCTGCTTACCCAGGCACCTTGGCCAAAAACGCGCGCCCAGTTTGGCCATTTAATCGTCGTCGGCCTGCTGATCCAGGCGCTCCAGTTTGCCGGTCTGTACAGGGGCCTCGGCCTGGGCGTGTCGGCTGCTGTTGCCGCTCTGATCGTCGGCACCATGCCGGTGTTGACGGCGCTCGGCGCGACCCGCTTCCTCAACGAAAAGCTTGGCCGCGTTGAATGGTTTGGCCTGATAGGCGGTCTGTTTGGTGTCGCGCTGGTGGTCTATGAGCAGCTCGGCAATGCGACAGCGGCCAGCCTGCCAGCCTATCTGTATGTCGTCCTGGCACTGGTCGGTATTAGTGCCGGTAGCCTGTATCAGAAGAAGTTTTGCTCTGGCATGGACTTGCGCACCGGCGGCTTCGTCCAGCTCACCACGGCAGCCATTGTGATGTTCTTCCTGGCCGACCATTTCGAAAATCTGGCTGTGCAGTGGACCCCGACCATGATCTTCGCTTCCGGCTGGTTATCGCTGGTGAACTCGATCGGTGCCATCAGCATTCTGTTCATCTTGATGCGCAAAGGCGAAGCGAGCAAAGTCGCTGGCCTGTTTCATTTGATTCCTGGAGTCACCGCACTGATGGGCTTTGTTTTTCTCGGTGAAACCTTCAGCGCAATGAATGCCGTCGGGTTCGCGATCACCGCCTTGGCGGTCTATGCCTGCACCCACGTCAAGAAATAA
- a CDS encoding IS3 family transposase (programmed frameshift), with amino-acid sequence MTGNKKYEATFKLEVARMVLDQGVAVAKIVKDMGIGETAVRRWVEQYRAEQGGQAGIGKPLSAELQRIRQLEQENRLLRSDNDLLKKAFGLLCTRNEMIYELVDHWQTKASVAQLCRLLGASRSGYYAAKAKTKMTAICVTSVHLKAEFAASGRSYGSRRLVSALHAKNIVIGRYKVRRLMREAQIKTVWKRKFINTTDSKHDLPIASNILNRQFNPAEPNRAWTSDITYVRTRTGWLYLAVVMELFSRKIIGWAMGPTMPAELVCRALRMAVEARKPAAGLILHSDRGSQYASHEYQHLLKQHGLVCSMSRKGNCWDNAAMERFFLNLKMERVWQRDYANQMEATKDIIEYIVGFYNCLRLHSTLGNLPPMIYEKEMAAKKPIDVSEIT; translated from the exons ATGACTGGGAATAAAAAATACGAAGCTACTTTTAAACTTGAAGTGGCCCGGATGGTGCTGGATCAAGGCGTAGCGGTTGCTAAAATCGTGAAAGATATGGGTATTGGAGAAACCGCCGTGCGGCGCTGGGTTGAACAATATCGCGCTGAACAAGGTGGCCAGGCTGGCATAGGGAAACCACTGTCTGCCGAGCTGCAACGGATTCGCCAACTCGAACAAGAAAACCGTCTACTGCGTTCGGACAATGACCTGTTAAAAAAAGCAT TCGGCCTTCTTTGCACGCGAAATGAAATGATCTACGAGTTAGTCGATCATTGGCAAACGAAGGCCTCGGTAGCACAACTGTGTCGTCTCTTGGGAGCGAGCCGGTCTGGCTACTACGCAGCAAAAGCAAAGACAAAAATGACCGCAATATGTGTCACCAGCGTGCATCTGAAAGCGGAATTCGCTGCCAGTGGCCGCAGTTATGGCAGCCGTCGCCTGGTCAGTGCACTGCACGCCAAGAACATCGTCATTGGCCGCTACAAAGTACGGCGCTTAATGCGTGAAGCCCAGATCAAAACCGTCTGGAAGAGAAAATTTATCAACACGACAGATAGCAAACATGATTTACCAATAGCGAGCAATATTCTCAATAGACAGTTCAACCCAGCAGAGCCCAATCGCGCCTGGACTTCCGATATTACCTATGTCCGTACGCGTACTGGCTGGTTGTATTTGGCGGTCGTGATGGAGTTATTCTCACGAAAAATCATAGGCTGGGCAATGGGGCCAACGATGCCAGCTGAATTGGTTTGTCGGGCGCTACGGATGGCGGTTGAGGCACGTAAGCCGGCAGCGGGTTTAATTTTGCATTCCGACCGTGGCAGTCAATATGCCAGTCATGAATACCAACATTTACTCAAACAACATGGCCTTGTTTGCAGTATGAGCCGTAAAGGAAACTGCTGGGATAACGCGGCGATGGAACGCTTCTTCTTAAATTTAAAGATGGAGCGTGTCTGGCAACGCGATTACGCGAATCAAATGGAAGCCACAAAAGACATCATTGAATACATCGTAGGCTTTTATAACTGCTTACGATTGCATTCAACGCTGGGCAATTTGCCGCCCATGATTTACGAAAAAGAAATGGCAGCAAAAAAACCTATTGATGTGTCCGAAATAACTTGA
- a CDS encoding iron-containing redox enzyme family protein, with the protein MRVMENPTANCSPNTAAYTDPRLAARELLKTLAPLELRNKNADFLNRLMAAIRTHAFMHNRALAPMRAGTLSCAALLDLHRDFKHAGVEVFTDVILMAQFQTRVLTPRFGLPGKMAARFLLALNVFDEFGFIPPTHAASGYQGHPLLSHPTLFDAVIAQLDSDTTDTAASSTEFSPSPAATALRASFEATYDDLLATLAAILVAEEVAMHYSPAMRAAVRPLGLDVERGYYMVHGRSTDSDKSACDDFHQQDAWHILALALEADDYLRFEQLCMGFCQDWEAFWAEHARRWGASYGV; encoded by the coding sequence ATGCGCGTTATGGAAAACCCGACAGCAAACTGTTCGCCAAACACTGCAGCCTATACGGATCCGCGCCTGGCCGCCAGAGAACTGCTCAAGACACTGGCACCGCTTGAGTTACGGAACAAGAACGCAGACTTTCTGAATCGTCTCATGGCAGCGATCCGCACCCATGCATTCATGCACAACCGAGCCTTGGCACCGATGCGCGCCGGAACCCTGAGCTGCGCCGCCTTGCTTGATCTGCATCGCGATTTCAAACATGCCGGTGTGGAAGTGTTCACCGATGTAATCTTAATGGCACAATTTCAAACCCGTGTACTGACACCACGTTTCGGTTTACCCGGAAAAATGGCGGCGCGTTTTTTACTCGCCTTGAACGTGTTCGACGAATTCGGTTTTATTCCCCCCACGCACGCAGCCAGCGGCTATCAAGGCCACCCCTTGCTATCGCATCCAACTTTATTTGATGCCGTGATTGCGCAACTCGATAGCGACACGACCGATACCGCGGCAAGCAGCACCGAGTTCAGCCCAAGCCCAGCGGCCACGGCCCTGCGCGCCAGCTTTGAAGCAACTTACGATGATTTGCTCGCCACGCTGGCAGCCATCTTGGTAGCCGAAGAAGTGGCGATGCATTACAGCCCGGCCATGCGGGCGGCAGTGCGCCCCTTGGGGCTTGATGTAGAGCGCGGCTATTACATGGTGCATGGGCGCAGCACCGACAGCGACAAAAGCGCCTGTGACGATTTTCATCAGCAAGATGCCTGGCATATTTTGGCGCTGGCTTTGGAAGCCGATGATTATCTGCGGTTTGAACAACTATGCATGGGGTTTTGTCAGGACTGGGAGGCGTTTTGGGCTGAGCATGCGCGGCGATGGGGGGCGTCATACGGGGTATAG